Proteins encoded together in one Helicobacter pylori window:
- the serB gene encoding phosphoserine phosphatase SerB, which yields MQKLAVFDFDSTLVNAETIESLARAWGVFDEVKTITLKAMNGETDFHKSLILRVSKLKNMPLKLAKEVCESLPLFEGAFELINALKEKNYKVVCFSGGFDLATNHYKDLLHLDAAFSNTLIVENNALNGLVTGHMMFSHSKGEMLLALQRLLNISKDRTLVVGDGANDLSMFKHAHIKIAFNAKEVLKQHATHCINEPNLALIKPLI from the coding sequence GTGCAAAAACTAGCCGTTTTTGATTTTGACTCCACGCTAGTGAATGCTGAGACGATTGAGTCTTTAGCGAGGGCGTGGGGGGTGTTTGATGAAGTGAAAACAATCACTTTGAAAGCTATGAATGGCGAAACAGATTTTCATAAAAGTCTTATTTTAAGGGTTTCTAAACTCAAAAACATGCCCTTAAAACTAGCCAAAGAAGTTTGTGAAAGTCTGCCTTTATTTGAGGGGGCGTTTGAACTCATTAACGCCTTAAAAGAGAAAAATTACAAGGTGGTTTGCTTCAGCGGGGGTTTTGATCTAGCGACCAATCATTACAAGGATTTATTGCATTTAGATGCGGCTTTCAGTAACACGCTGATCGTGGAAAATAACGCCTTAAACGGCTTGGTTACCGGGCATATGATGTTTTCACACTCTAAGGGCGAAATGTTGCTCGCTTTACAACGCTTATTAAATATCAGTAAAGATCGCACTCTAGTCGTGGGCGATGGAGCGAATGATTTGAGCATGTTCAAACATGCCCATATCAAAATCGCTTTCAATGCTAAAGAGGTTTTAAAACAGCACGCCACGCATTGCATCAATGAGCCTAATTTAGCCCTAATCAAGCCTTTGATTTAA
- a CDS encoding ferritin (cytoplasmic iron storage protein), which yields MLSKDIIKLLNEQVNKEMNSSNLYMSMSSWCYTHSLDGSGLFLFDHAAEEYEHAKKLIIFLNENNVPVQLTSISAPEHKFESLTQIFQKAYEHEQHISESINNIVDHAIKSKDHATFNFLQWYVSEQHEEEVLFKDILDKIELIGNENHGLYLADQYVKGIAKSRKS from the coding sequence ATGTTATCAAAAGACATCATTAAGTTGCTAAACGAACAAGTGAATAAGGAAATGAACTCTTCCAACTTGTATATGAGCATGAGTTCTTGGTGCTATACCCATAGCTTAGATGGCTCGGGGCTTTTCTTGTTTGACCATGCGGCTGAAGAATACGAGCATGCTAAAAAGCTCATCATCTTCTTGAATGAAAACAATGTGCCTGTGCAATTGACTAGCATCAGTGCGCCTGAGCATAAGTTTGAAAGCTTGACTCAAATTTTCCAAAAAGCCTATGAACATGAGCAACACATCAGCGAGTCTATTAATAATATCGTCGATCACGCCATAAAAAGCAAAGATCATGCGACTTTCAATTTCTTGCAATGGTATGTGTCTGAACAGCATGAAGAAGAAGTACTTTTCAAGGATATTTTGGATAAAATTGAGTTGATTGGTAATGAAAACCATGGCTTGTATTTGGCTGATCAGTATGTCAAAGGGATCGCTAAAAGCAGGAAATCTTAA